Proteins encoded by one window of Salvia splendens isolate huo1 chromosome 5, SspV2, whole genome shotgun sequence:
- the LOC121804310 gene encoding golgin subfamily A member 6-like protein 22: protein MRTYKKMAMIVYNLVLYTLTSIITCFFFSSPFWFPSISGHFVFSSLSDKVSLCFNAKCFFVVGNLIVLILVGESKLKRSSTPPDIYDEYVARSRSTSIHKEKRVVVGESGMVKPRVKKEERIKLGMRSSKSAVWGESGMVEGENRIKVKRDEGLHGGEKIKVGSMRSSKSAIWDESGMVKSENIIKGKNEGFHNGEKMKVGSMRSSKSVVWGESGMVKSENIIKAKKEGFQDGEMIKVRSMRSSKSAIWGEGGMVKSEKIVEGENKEGFHSGEKMKVGSMRCSKSAVWGENGMVKSENIIEGENKEGFHGCEKMKVGSMRSSKSAIWGESGMVKSENIAEGENKEGIHDGEKIKMGSMRSSKSAIWGESGMVKSENVIKDKKKEGIHDGGKMKVGSMRSSKSAVWGESGMVKTEKAKGEEEEEMGMVLFDGETVEKETARVKKEEFTKKNEEKKMGMRSCRSETEIVRLGKTVAKEEEEEQLKMLNKRVEDFIARVNKQRLIV, encoded by the coding sequence ATGAGAACCTACAAGAAGATGGCTATGATTGTTTACAATCTTGTTCTCTACACACTCACATCTATCATCActtgcttcttcttctcctctcccTTTTGGTTCCCTTCCATCTCCGGCCACTTTGTCTTTTCCTCTCTCTCGGACAAAGTTTCACTTTGTTTCAATGCCAAATGCTTCTTCGTCGTGGGAAATCTCATCGTCTTGATCCTCGTTGGGGAGTCCAAGCTAAAGCGATCTTCTACTCCACCAGATATCTATGATGAATATGTTGCGAGGAGTCGAAGCACCAGCATCCATAAGGAGAAACGTGTAGTTGTTGGTGAAAGTGGGATGGTGAAACCTAGGGTTAAAAAAGAGGAGAGGATTAAGTTGGGAATGAGGAGTAGCAAAAGTGCGGTTTGGGGTGAAAGTGGGATGGTAGAAGGTGAAAATAGAATCAAGGTTAAAAGAGATGAGGGGCTTCACGGCGGTGAAAAGATAAAAGTGGGGTCGATGAGGAGTAGCAAAAGTGCGATTTGGGATGAAAGTGGGATggtgaaaagtgaaaatatTATCAAGGGTAAAAACGAGGGGTTTCACAACGGTGAAAAGATGAAAGTGGGGTCGATGAGAAGTAGCAAAAGCGTTGTTTGGGGTGAAAGTGGGATggtgaaaagtgaaaatatTATCAAGGCAAAAAAGGAAGGGTTTCAAGATGGTGAAATGATAAAAGTGAGGTCCATGAGGAGTAGCAAAAGCGCGATTTGGGGTGAAGGTGGGatggtgaaaagtgaaaaaattgTCGAGGGTGAAAATAAGGAGGGATTTCATAGCGGTGAAAAGATGAAAGTGGGATCGATGAGATGTAGCAAAAGCGCAGTTTGGGGTGAAAATGGGATggtgaaaagtgaaaatatTATCGAGGGTGAAAATAAGGAGGGGTTTCATGGCTGTGAAAAGATGAAAGTGGGATCGATGAGAAGTAGCAAAAGCGCGATTTGGGGTGAAAGTGGGATGGTTAAAAGTGAAAATATTGCCGAGGGTGAAAATAAGGAGGGGATTCACGACGGTGAAAAGATTAAAATGGGATCGATGAGGAGTAGCAAAAGCGCGATTTGGGGTGAAAGTGGGATggtgaaaagtgaaaatgtTATCAAGGACAAAAAGAAGGAAGGGATTCACGACGGTGGAAAGATGAAAGTGGGATCGATGAGGAGTAGCAAAAGCGCGGTATGGGGTGAAAGTGGGATGGTGAAAACGGAGAAAGCTAagggtgaagaagaagaagaaatgggaatggtttTGTTTGATGGCGAGACTGTTGAGAAGGAAACAGCTAGGGTTAAAAAAGAGGAATTCAccaagaaaaatgaagagaagaaAATGGGGATGAGGAGTTGCAGAAGTGAAACTGAGATTGTAAGATTGGGAAAAACAGTAgccaaagaagaagaggaggaacaGCTTAAAATGTTGAACAAAAGGGTTGAAGATTTCATTGCAAGAGTTAATAAGCAAAGATTAATTGTTTGA